In Campylobacter concisus, the genomic window TTGGCTCTTGGGCTAAGTAGCTGATGCTAGAAAATGGCAAAAATACCTTTAAATGGTAGTTTAAAAAGGCTTTTTTATCAAATTCTTTTAATTTTACGATCTCGCTTTTTACTAGGCGGTAGAGACTTTTTGAACCACAGATATATCGGACTTGCGATGTTTCGCTTTTAAATTTGAGATCGTCTTTATAATTTGTAAAAATTTCATCTAACTCAACGCTTTTTATATAAAAATTTATTCCAGAGCTACTTAAAATTTCGCTAAATTCTTTTAAGAAATTCTTTATGTTGTAACCTTTTAAATTTTTATAAACTAGTAAAATTTCAAGCTCACTATTTGCGCTAAGTAAGGTTTGGGCGTATTTTCCAGTAGCTAGAACGCTAAAAGCAAAGCTGTCATTTTGCGGCACAAAATCATCAAAAAATTCTCGCATAGTTTCATTTAAATAAGATTTTATAAAATCATCATATTCTTTGGCTAAAAAATTTGCAAAATTTCTACCCTGATTTTTTTGAAAATGTTTTGGTAAATTTGCCTTAAAATCAAGAAATTTCTCTTTGATTTTTAAATAATTGTCGCTATTTTTGGTACTTTTATCAGCCAGCATTTAATGTTTCCATTGTTAAAAATATCTTGGCAAATGTTACATAATTTTTGCAAAAACAAAGCTTTATTTGCTTATAATAAAGCCTTAAGTTCAGCTTTAGGACGATACAAATAATGAATCTATTACAAAAACTAGAAAGTGGCGAGAGATTAAGCAAGCAAGAGGCTTTTTCGCTTTATGAGCTTGATCTTTTTACCTTGGCTAAATTTGCCGATAAAAAGCGCAGAAAACTGCATGGCAACAAGGTCTTTTTTAATGTAAATCGCCATATCAATCCAACAAATATCTGTGCTGACATCTGTAAATTTTGCGCATTTTCGGCTCACAGAAAAAATCCAAATCCATACTTAATGAGCCATGAAGAAATTTTAAAGATAGTTGATGAGAGTGTGAGCCACGGCGTAAAAGAGATACACGTTGTCTCCGCCCACAACGCAAAAAGTGGCTGGCAGTGGTATTTAGAGATTTTTAAAAAGATAAAGGCAGCTCATCCAGAACTTCACGTAAAGGCGATGACGGCAGCTGAGATCGACTTTTTATCAAGACACTACGGCTTAAGCTACGATGAGGTTATAGAAAAGATGCTCGAATACGGCGTCGATAGCATGCCAGGCGGCGGGGCTGAAATTTTTGATGAAGAGATTAGGGCTAAAATTTGCAAAGGCAAGGTAAGTAGCGAGAACTGGCTAAAGATCCACAAAATGTGGCACGATAAAGGCAGACAAAGCAATGCAACAATGCTTTTTGGTCATATAGAAAGCCGTGAAAATAGGATCGATCATATGCTAAGGATTAGGGGCTTGCAAGATGAAACTGGCGGATTTAACGCATTTATCCCGCTTGTCTATCAAAGAGAAAATAACTACTTAAAAGATGTGAAATTTCTAGGATCAGCTGAAATTTTAAAGACTCTGGCGATCTCACGTCTTGTGCTAGATAATGTTCCGCACATAAAGGCTTATTGGGCTACTTCGACGCTAAATTTAGCGATGATCGCTCAGGAATTTGGCGCTGATGATCTTGATGGCACGATAGAAAAAGAGAGCATCCAAAGTGCAGCTGGCGCAAATAGCGCAAATGGCGTTACACTAAAGACATTTTGCGATCTCATAAAGACATCTGGTTTTACGCCGGTTGAGCGTGATAGTTTATATAACGAACTTAAAATTTACTAAAAGGAGCTTAGAGTGAAATTTTTTGACTTAGCACAAAATAAAACAAGTGTGAAGCAGGAATTTGGAGCGGGACTTACAACGTTTTTGGCGATGATGTATATCGTGCCAGTAAATGCGATCATTATGAGCAAAACTGGTATGCCTTATGAGGCACTAATCACTGCAACTGCGCTAATTACCATATTTTCTACTATATTAAATGGTCTTTGGGCGAACACGCCAGTTGCGATGAGCGTTGGCATGGGGCTTAATGCTTATTTTACATTTGGTCTTTGCATCGGCATGAAAGTACCTTGGCAAACGGCTCTTGGCGTTGTTTTTCTAAGCGGCGTGATATTTGTCGTCTTGTCTTTTA contains:
- the mqnE gene encoding aminofutalosine synthase MqnE, whose translation is MMNLLQKLESGERLSKQEAFSLYELDLFTLAKFADKKRRKLHGNKVFFNVNRHINPTNICADICKFCAFSAHRKNPNPYLMSHEEILKIVDESVSHGVKEIHVVSAHNAKSGWQWYLEIFKKIKAAHPELHVKAMTAAEIDFLSRHYGLSYDEVIEKMLEYGVDSMPGGGAEIFDEEIRAKICKGKVSSENWLKIHKMWHDKGRQSNATMLFGHIESRENRIDHMLRIRGLQDETGGFNAFIPLVYQRENNYLKDVKFLGSAEILKTLAISRLVLDNVPHIKAYWATSTLNLAMIAQEFGADDLDGTIEKESIQSAAGANSANGVTLKTFCDLIKTSGFTPVERDSLYNELKIY